The proteins below come from a single Aphanothece sacrum FPU1 genomic window:
- the tsf gene encoding translation elongation factor Ts — MAEISAKLVKELREKTGAGMMDCKKALQENQGDMIKATEWLRQKGITSAEKKSGRQTAEGLVDSYIHTGGRIGVLVEVNCETDFVARRDEFKELVRNVAMQVAACPNVEYVTGTEIPEAIVAKEKEIEMGREDLASKPENIREKIVQGRIEKRIKELCLMDQPFIRDQSVTIEELVKQTIAQLGENIQIRRFTRFVLGEGIAKEETNFADEVAAQTAPTIQSPEPAVEEIVEAVAPEVEEIPETVAAEPVKKAETPPPKKGKKKK, encoded by the coding sequence ATGGCGGAAATCTCAGCAAAACTGGTTAAAGAACTCCGAGAAAAAACTGGCGCTGGTATGATGGATTGCAAAAAGGCACTTCAAGAAAACCAGGGTGATATGATTAAGGCGACGGAATGGCTACGGCAAAAAGGTATTACCTCAGCCGAGAAAAAGTCCGGCCGTCAAACTGCAGAAGGTTTAGTGGATAGTTATATTCACACTGGGGGACGTATTGGTGTCCTGGTGGAAGTTAACTGCGAAACTGATTTTGTGGCCCGTCGTGATGAGTTTAAGGAATTGGTACGTAATGTGGCGATGCAGGTAGCTGCTTGTCCTAATGTAGAATATGTGACGGGTACGGAAATTCCTGAAGCAATCGTTGCTAAAGAGAAAGAAATCGAGATGGGCCGAGAAGATTTGGCCAGTAAACCTGAGAATATTCGAGAAAAGATTGTTCAAGGACGCATTGAAAAACGAATCAAAGAATTGTGTTTGATGGATCAACCTTTTATTCGAGATCAAAGCGTTACTATTGAAGAATTGGTTAAACAAACTATTGCTCAATTGGGGGAAAATATTCAGATTCGACGCTTTACTCGATTTGTTTTAGGGGAAGGTATCGCAAAAGAAGAGACTAATTTTGCTGATGAAGTTGCGGCTCAAACTGCTCCAACTATTCAGTCTCCTGAACCTGCGGTTGAGGAAATCGTTGAAGCTGTAGCTCCTGAAGTTGAGGAAATACCTGAAACTGTTGCTGCTGAACCTGTGAAAAAAGCTGAAACACCTCCACCTAAAAAGGGTAAGAAGAAAAAGTAA
- the rpsB gene encoding 30S ribosomal protein S2: MPVVSLAELLESGVHFGHQTRRWNPKMAPYIYTARNGVHIIDLVQTAQLMEDAYDYVRKSAEKGKKFLFVGTKRQAAGIIAQEASRCGANYVNQRWLGGMLTNWETIKNRVERLKELESMEENRQIDRRPKKEGSVLRRELGKLNKYLGGIKTMRKPPDIVVIVDQRREYNAIQECQKLGIPIISLLDTNCDPDYADIPIPANDDAIRSIKLILGKLADAIYEGRHGQLDSEEDYEEFEDNLEEGEYEDYEEEDEGEEIAAESHGQEDDEETEA; this comes from the coding sequence ATGCCAGTTGTTTCTCTCGCTGAATTGTTAGAGTCTGGGGTACACTTTGGTCATCAGACCCGCCGTTGGAACCCGAAAATGGCCCCGTATATTTATACGGCCCGCAACGGGGTTCATATCATTGACTTAGTGCAAACCGCCCAATTAATGGAGGATGCTTACGATTATGTGCGTAAATCCGCCGAAAAAGGCAAAAAGTTTCTCTTTGTAGGGACAAAACGTCAAGCAGCAGGAATTATCGCTCAAGAAGCTTCCCGTTGTGGAGCAAACTATGTTAACCAACGCTGGTTAGGAGGAATGTTAACCAACTGGGAAACTATCAAAAATCGGGTAGAACGGCTCAAAGAATTAGAGTCTATGGAAGAAAATCGACAGATTGATCGTCGTCCCAAAAAAGAAGGTTCTGTACTACGTCGAGAACTCGGTAAACTGAATAAATACCTGGGAGGCATTAAAACCATGCGTAAACCCCCAGATATTGTCGTAATTGTTGACCAAAGACGGGAATATAACGCAATTCAAGAATGTCAAAAATTAGGCATTCCTATTATTTCTTTACTAGATACCAATTGTGATCCCGATTATGCGGATATTCCCATTCCGGCTAATGATGACGCTATTCGCTCAATTAAGCTAATTTTAGGCAAATTAGCTGATGCGATTTACGAAGGTCGTCATGGTCAACTCGACTCGGAAGAAGATTATGAAGAATTTGAAGATAATCTCGAAGAAGGAGAGTACGAAGATTATGAAGAAGAAGACGAGGGCGAAGAAATAGCGGCTGAGTCTCATGGACAAGAAGACGATGAAGAAACAGAAGCTTAG
- a CDS encoding class I SAM-dependent methyltransferase, which yields MSENQDYKVWQKAEVSQAFLTGVRGAIPLAKEQIEIILRLINLTQSKVNNFLDLGCGDGVLGKAIYQDYPDATGCFLDLSDDMIQAAQDNIGIQYKSNFITQNFGENNWINSLSEDAPFDVIVSGFAIHHQPDKRKQEIYQEIYQILKPGGLFLNLEHIASHSKLGEKAFDELFVDSLYAFHQDKEPHKSREEIDKQYYSRADKTANILTLVETQCEWLRNIGFVDVDCFMKIFEIGLFGGIRPN from the coding sequence ATGTCTGAAAATCAAGATTATAAAGTTTGGCAAAAAGCCGAAGTCTCTCAAGCTTTTTTAACAGGAGTTAGAGGCGCGATTCCCTTAGCTAAAGAACAAATTGAAATCATTCTTCGTCTCATCAATTTAACCCAATCTAAGGTTAATAATTTTCTGGATTTAGGTTGTGGCGATGGAGTTTTAGGAAAAGCTATCTATCAAGATTATCCTGATGCTACAGGCTGTTTTCTAGACCTTTCAGATGACATGATTCAAGCAGCACAAGATAATATAGGAATTCAATATAAATCTAATTTTATTACTCAAAACTTTGGTGAAAATAACTGGATAAATTCTCTGAGTGAAGATGCTCCATTTGATGTAATTGTCTCAGGTTTTGCTATTCATCATCAACCCGATAAGAGAAAACAAGAAATTTATCAAGAGATATATCAAATTCTGAAACCTGGGGGATTATTTCTTAATTTAGAACATATTGCTTCTCATTCAAAGTTAGGTGAAAAAGCATTTGATGAGCTATTTGTTGATTCTCTTTATGCTTTTCATCAAGATAAAGAACCTCACAAATCAAGAGAAGAAATTGATAAACAATATTATAGTCGTGCTGATAAAACTGCTAATATTTTAACTTTAGTCGAAACTCAATGTGAATGGTTAAGAAATATCGGTTTTGTTGATGTTGATTGTTTTATGAAAATATTTGAAATTGGTTTATTTGGGGGAATACGTCCTAATTAA
- the mdh gene encoding malate dehydrogenase, with amino-acid sequence MNVSDDSFLTCQSARVSVIGAGNVGRTLTQRIAEKNLADVVLLDIIEGLPQGIALDLIAAQGIELHNSQIIGTNSYEDTANSDLVVITAGRPRTPGMTRDDLTQINAKIVVNAAQQAIKYSPNAIFLVITNPLDVMTYLTWKATDLPPYQVMGMAGVLDSSRLQTFIAMELGISTANVTAMVLGGHGDLMLPLPRYCTVNGIPITELLDEITINRLVERTRNGGAEIVKLLQTGGAYYAPASSACLMVETILRNQSRLLPTAAYLQGEYGLNDIFLGVPCLLGCSGVKQILEVTLTEIEKQALNTSATSVRKNIQLALESLGMS; translated from the coding sequence ATGAATGTCTCTGACGATTCTTTTCTGACTTGTCAATCGGCAAGGGTTTCTGTTATTGGGGCCGGTAATGTAGGCAGAACCCTAACTCAGCGTATCGCCGAGAAAAATCTGGCTGATGTGGTGTTATTGGATATTATCGAAGGATTACCCCAAGGAATTGCCCTCGATTTAATTGCAGCCCAAGGCATTGAGTTACATAATAGCCAAATTATCGGCACTAATAGTTATGAGGACACCGCAAACTCTGATTTAGTGGTAATTACGGCTGGCCGTCCTCGTACTCCAGGGATGACACGAGACGATTTGACCCAAATTAATGCCAAAATTGTCGTTAACGCGGCTCAACAAGCCATTAAATACTCTCCTAATGCGATTTTTTTGGTGATTACCAATCCCTTAGATGTAATGACCTATCTCACGTGGAAAGCAACTGATCTACCCCCATATCAAGTGATGGGAATGGCAGGAGTATTAGATTCTTCCCGTCTACAAACCTTTATTGCGATGGAGTTGGGGATTTCTACTGCCAATGTTACCGCGATGGTGTTGGGAGGCCATGGAGATTTAATGTTACCATTACCTCGTTATTGTACCGTTAATGGCATTCCCATTACGGAACTTTTAGACGAAATAACCATTAATCGATTAGTGGAAAGAACCCGCAACGGAGGGGCAGAAATCGTCAAATTATTGCAAACAGGGGGGGCTTATTATGCACCTGCTTCTTCCGCTTGTTTAATGGTAGAAACTATCTTAAGAAATCAGTCTCGACTCCTACCGACGGCAGCTTATTTGCAAGGGGAATATGGGTTAAATGATATTTTTCTAGGGGTTCCCTGTTTATTAGGATGTAGTGGGGTAAAACAAATTTTAGAAGTGACTTTGACTGAAATTGAAAAACAAGCATTAAATACTTCAGCTACATCTGTACGGAAAAATATTCAATTAGCTTTAGAAAGTTTAGGAATGAGTTAA
- a CDS encoding NAD(P)H-quinone oxidoreductase subunit O, protein MADTIKKGTLVRAVRDKLENSLEAKASDSRFPPYLFETKGEVVDFNDEYALVKFSVPTPNVWLRIDQLELA, encoded by the coding sequence ATGGCAGATACAATAAAAAAAGGTACTTTAGTTCGTGCCGTACGGGACAAACTAGAAAATAGTCTAGAAGCAAAGGCCAGCGATTCGCGCTTTCCTCCCTATCTATTTGAAACTAAAGGAGAAGTCGTAGATTTCAATGATGAATATGCGTTAGTCAAATTCTCCGTTCCCACACCGAATGTTTGGTTACGCATCGATCAACTAGAATTAGCTTGA
- the prmA gene encoding 50S ribosomal protein L11 methyltransferase: MSTSWWEITILCHPDLEDSIFWRLEKFGCSGMVQEIKGKSYVIRAYVPQLQYQSLDLSALSLWLQQDALILELPQPLARWKLIDEEDWAQSWKQHWEPTEVGDLFLIYPAWLTPPEKSDRLILRLDPGAAFGTGTHQTTQLCLESLEMRLSKPTSGLTVADIGAGSGILSIGAILLGAAQAYAVDIDPLSVQAVLHNRHLNNINPSSLVINQGSIEQLLELVPEGVDGIICNILAEVIIELIPQFSKLAKPNAWGILSGILLEQSQAIADTLEQHGWIVAALWKRQQWCCFQIRMAQA; this comes from the coding sequence ATGTCAACAAGCTGGTGGGAAATTACAATTTTATGTCACCCTGATTTAGAAGACTCCATTTTTTGGCGATTAGAAAAATTTGGCTGTTCGGGCATGGTTCAGGAAATTAAGGGAAAATCTTACGTTATTCGGGCTTATGTCCCCCAACTTCAGTATCAATCTCTCGATTTGTCCGCCTTATCCCTTTGGTTACAACAAGACGCACTCATTCTCGAATTACCTCAACCTCTGGCCCGTTGGAAGTTAATCGATGAAGAAGATTGGGCCCAAAGTTGGAAACAACACTGGGAACCCACAGAGGTAGGGGATCTATTTTTGATTTATCCAGCTTGGTTAACCCCCCCTGAAAAAAGCGATCGTTTGATTCTTCGTCTTGATCCTGGGGCTGCTTTTGGTACAGGAACCCATCAAACTACTCAACTGTGTTTAGAGTCCCTAGAAATGCGATTATCTAAGCCCACCAGTGGACTCACTGTAGCTGATATCGGTGCCGGATCAGGCATTCTTTCCATTGGTGCTATATTATTAGGTGCGGCTCAAGCTTATGCGGTAGATATCGATCCTCTGTCGGTGCAAGCAGTCCTTCATAACCGTCATCTCAACAACATTAATCCTTCTTCCCTTGTGATTAATCAAGGGAGTATTGAACAATTGTTAGAATTAGTGCCAGAAGGAGTAGACGGGATTATTTGTAATATTTTAGCTGAAGTGATTATTGAATTAATTCCCCAATTCTCTAAACTAGCTAAACCTAATGCTTGGGGCATTTTAAGCGGCATTTTATTAGAACAGTCTCAAGCGATCGCCGATACCCTAGAACAACATGGATGGATAGTGGCGGCCCTTTGGAAACGTCAACAATGGTGTTGTTTTCAGATTCGTATGGCCCAAGCTTGA
- the serA gene encoding phosphoglycerate dehydrogenase: MAKVLVSDPIDQVGIDILSQVAQVDVKTGLSAEELVKIIPEYDALMLRSGTRVTKEIIEAGTQLKIIGRAGVGVDNIDVPSATRQGIVVVNSPEGNTIAAAEHALAMMLSLSRHVPQANQSMKANKWDRKNFMGTEVYKKTLGVVGLGKIGSHVANVAKAMGMKILAFDPFISQDRAEQLGCTLVDLDLLFAESDYITLHVPKTPETTHLIGREALAKMKPTARIINCSRGGIVNEDALAEAVEAGQIAGAALDVFEEEPLGESKLRGLESVILTPHLGASTAEAQVNVAIDVAEQIRDVLLGLTARSAVNIPGLTPDVMEKLRPYLKLSETLGNLVGQLAGGRIERLTVRFQGELATNKTQPLVVAAMKGLLSQALRERVNYVNAAIEAKERGIRIIETRDASVRDYSGSLHLSAQGSMGEHSVTGALLSDGEIRITDVDGFPINVPPSNYMLFTVHRDMPGIIGQIGSLLGSFNVNIASMQVGRKIVRGDAVMAVSLDDPLPEGLLSEITKVAGIRDAYTVKL, from the coding sequence ATGGCAAAAGTTCTTGTATCCGACCCCATTGACCAAGTAGGCATTGATATCCTCTCCCAAGTAGCGCAAGTAGACGTTAAAACAGGGTTATCCGCCGAAGAATTGGTCAAAATCATCCCTGAATACGATGCCCTCATGCTTCGTTCTGGAACCCGCGTAACTAAAGAGATTATTGAAGCCGGAACCCAACTCAAAATCATTGGACGGGCTGGTGTCGGGGTAGATAATATCGATGTACCGTCTGCCACTCGTCAGGGTATCGTCGTAGTTAACTCTCCCGAAGGTAATACCATTGCGGCGGCTGAACACGCCCTAGCTATGATGTTATCCCTATCCCGTCATGTTCCCCAAGCCAACCAATCCATGAAAGCTAATAAATGGGATCGTAAGAATTTTATGGGGACAGAAGTCTATAAGAAAACTTTGGGCGTGGTAGGCTTAGGAAAAATTGGTTCCCATGTGGCCAACGTGGCTAAAGCAATGGGCATGAAAATATTAGCCTTTGACCCCTTTATTTCTCAAGACCGTGCTGAACAGTTAGGATGTACCCTAGTTGACCTGGATTTACTCTTTGCTGAATCCGATTATATTACCCTTCACGTTCCCAAAACTCCCGAAACTACCCACCTCATCGGACGGGAGGCTTTAGCTAAAATGAAACCTACCGCCCGTATAATTAACTGTTCTCGTGGGGGTATTGTAAATGAAGATGCCCTAGCAGAAGCGGTAGAAGCTGGTCAAATCGCAGGGGCCGCCCTCGATGTATTTGAAGAAGAACCCCTCGGAGAATCTAAACTGCGAGGTTTAGAAAGTGTAATTTTAACCCCCCATTTAGGCGCGTCTACGGCTGAAGCGCAAGTAAATGTAGCGATTGATGTAGCTGAACAAATCAGGGATGTATTATTAGGCTTAACTGCCCGTTCGGCGGTCAATATTCCCGGTTTAACCCCCGATGTCATGGAAAAATTGCGCCCTTACCTGAAATTGTCCGAAACTTTAGGTAATTTAGTCGGTCAACTGGCCGGAGGACGTATTGAACGCTTAACCGTTCGTTTTCAAGGAGAACTAGCCACTAATAAAACTCAACCCTTAGTTGTGGCCGCCATGAAAGGACTGCTTTCTCAAGCCTTACGAGAACGGGTTAACTATGTTAACGCCGCGATCGAAGCTAAAGAACGAGGTATACGCATTATCGAAACCCGTGACGCTTCGGTTCGTGACTATTCTGGTTCCCTTCATCTGTCGGCCCAAGGTTCAATGGGAGAACATTCTGTTACGGGTGCGCTTTTGAGTGACGGCGAAATCAGGATCACTGATGTAGATGGATTCCCCATTAATGTGCCACCGAGTAATTATATGTTATTTACGGTACACCGAGATATGCCAGGGATTATTGGGCAAATTGGCTCTTTATTGGGTAGTTTTAACGTCAATATTGCCAGTATGCAAGTAGGACGGAAAATCGTTCGCGGTGATGCAGTTATGGCAGTGAGTCTTGATGATCCCTTACCCGAAGGATTATTATCTGAAATTACCAAAGTCGCTGGTATTCGAGACGCTTATACAGTTAAGCTGTAA
- a CDS encoding nuclear transport factor 2 family protein has translation MDTEETTKILRQWFESWVKDDIEAVLNGLSETVVFYAPQNEYNQVIPYLGRRVGRQAVAEAFEIRAKTVELLSYDLQEFIVEGNKACIISHTQELCKQTQQVFEVEDAQFIVLDEDGKIASWSFYFDPNLEVAAFTAKLDKCLIQDVQGNQLPDTKRWHCRKIGRGCRGRRGGRGGWKQSKNRL, from the coding sequence ATGGATACTGAAGAAACAACCAAAATTTTAAGACAGTGGTTTGAAAGCTGGGTAAAGGATGATATTGAAGCTGTTCTGAACGGCTTATCAGAAACTGTTGTTTTCTATGCTCCCCAGAACGAATACAATCAGGTGATCCCCTATCTTGGGAGGAGAGTGGGACGTCAAGCAGTGGCCGAAGCCTTTGAAATTCGGGCCAAAACCGTTGAACTTCTAAGCTATGATTTACAGGAATTTATTGTTGAGGGCAATAAGGCCTGTATCATTTCTCATACTCAAGAACTCTGCAAACAAACTCAGCAAGTTTTTGAGGTTGAAGATGCCCAATTCATTGTTTTAGATGAAGACGGCAAAATTGCCTCCTGGAGCTTTTACTTTGACCCAAATCTAGAAGTTGCCGCCTTCACAGCCAAATTGGACAAGTGCTTAATTCAGGATGTACAAGGCAATCAACTCCCTGATACTAAAAGGTGGCATTGTAGAAAGATAGGCAGAGGATGTAGAGGTCGCAGAGGAGGCAGAGGAGGATGGAAACAAAGCAAAAACAGACTATAA
- a CDS encoding alkene reductase, with the protein MDSLKLLQPLKLRDLELPNRMVMAPLTRRRADYDLAPTPLNALYYAQRASAGLIISEATQISPQGTSLPRTPGIYSPKQIAGWQLVTQAVHDRGGRIFLQLWHGGRCSHPSLQPHGALPVGPSAIAPGEETALTATEDEVPFVVPRSLLSSEIPGIIAQYRQAAENALRAGADGVEIHSASGYLLDQFLQDNSNHRTDAYGGSIENRARLLMEVTAAVIEVWGPYRVGVRLSPSSTFQDMNDSNPEALFNNVVAQLDQFKLAYLHIVEPRIKGSHDDFTEKKVQLGVHHFRPLYSGTLITAGGYTRDTGEAIINQGDADLVAYGRLFIANPDLPKRFALNASLNPYHRPTFTGGDERGYVDYPFWE; encoded by the coding sequence ATGGATTCACTCAAACTACTGCAACCCTTAAAGCTTAGAGATTTGGAGCTACCGAATCGCATGGTGATGGCTCCGCTAACTCGCAGACGAGCTGATTATGATCTCGCGCCGACTCCCCTTAATGCTCTGTATTATGCTCAACGGGCTTCTGCGGGGTTGATCATTAGCGAGGCCACCCAAATTTCTCCCCAAGGCACCAGTCTTCCACGGACGCCCGGAATTTATAGCCCTAAGCAAATTGCTGGTTGGCAATTGGTTACTCAAGCCGTACACGACCGGGGTGGGCGCATTTTTCTCCAACTGTGGCACGGCGGACGGTGTTCTCACCCATCTTTACAACCTCATGGTGCATTACCTGTTGGTCCTAGTGCGATCGCCCCTGGAGAAGAAACCGCGTTAACCGCCACCGAAGATGAAGTTCCCTTTGTTGTTCCGAGATCACTTTTAAGCAGCGAAATTCCTGGCATCATTGCCCAATATCGTCAGGCTGCTGAAAATGCCTTGCGAGCAGGAGCCGACGGGGTGGAAATTCATAGTGCCAGTGGTTACTTACTGGATCAGTTTCTGCAAGATAACAGTAACCATCGCACCGATGCTTATGGGGGCAGTATTGAAAATCGGGCCCGTTTGCTAATGGAAGTCACTGCCGCCGTTATTGAGGTATGGGGACCATATAGGGTAGGTGTGCGTCTGTCTCCAAGTAGTACGTTCCAGGATATGAATGACTCTAACCCGGAAGCTTTATTTAATAATGTAGTGGCTCAGCTTGATCAATTTAAGCTTGCTTATCTCCATATTGTAGAACCCCGAATTAAAGGCAGTCATGACGACTTTACCGAAAAAAAAGTACAGCTTGGTGTTCACCATTTTCGACCCCTATATAGCGGGACCTTAATAACGGCAGGGGGCTATACTCGCGACACGGGAGAGGCTATTATTAATCAGGGTGATGCTGATCTAGTCGCATATGGTAGATTGTTTATTGCCAATCCTGATTTACCTAAACGCTTTGCTCTCAATGCCTCCCTCAATCCCTATCATCGTCCAACATTTACGGGTGGTGATGAACGAGGATACGTAGATTACCCATTTTGGGAATAA
- a CDS encoding sterol desaturase family protein, translated as MITQTLIGLSALFASGILFWLWEIKDPLRPVAYRSCFPREFGAAMISAVYSIILAYFFVALVKLTISPSVMTFIGWTGLLSWPLWMRLLIAYILKDFSFYLTHWIKHTNDILWLTHNWHHSIDQLWWLAAQRESLTDVLLFKVGFLAFPLLGIPPEIMIFVGIHYIVHDNWIHLNVKWRSWMKFIEWFYVTPRVHSIHHSQTGSVTKNLGALLTIFDRLFGTYVDPEEVALDQIQFASGDNAVVTPRKIIGV; from the coding sequence ATGATTACTCAAACGCTGATCGGATTATCAGCCCTTTTTGCGTCGGGAATACTGTTTTGGCTCTGGGAAATTAAAGATCCTCTGCGACCAGTTGCATACCGCTCTTGCTTTCCCAGAGAATTCGGTGCTGCCATGATCTCCGCAGTGTACAGTATTATTCTTGCCTATTTTTTTGTAGCACTGGTCAAACTAACTATTTCTCCGTCCGTGATGACCTTTATTGGTTGGACGGGGTTGTTATCTTGGCCTTTGTGGATGCGCTTATTGATTGCCTATATCTTAAAAGACTTTAGTTTTTATCTAACTCATTGGATCAAGCACACAAACGATATCCTTTGGCTCACTCACAACTGGCACCATTCCATTGATCAGCTTTGGTGGTTGGCTGCCCAACGAGAAAGTTTAACGGACGTACTACTTTTCAAGGTGGGATTTTTGGCCTTTCCATTGTTGGGAATTCCCCCTGAAATTATGATTTTTGTAGGAATTCACTACATCGTCCATGATAACTGGATTCATCTGAATGTTAAGTGGCGTTCTTGGATGAAGTTCATCGAGTGGTTCTATGTCACTCCTCGAGTTCATAGCATACATCACTCCCAAACCGGCTCTGTCACCAAAAATTTAGGCGCTCTGCTGACCATCTTTGACCGTCTTTTTGGTACCTATGTTGACCCAGAAGAAGTAGCCCTTGACCAAATACAGTTTGCATCGGGAGACAACGCAGTCGTTACACCACGCAAAATCATTGGGGTCTAG
- a CDS encoding sterol desaturase family protein — protein sequence MITQIMIGWLAIFVTGGLIWLLWEKPDPLRDISYTEEFLKEFGAALISLVFIIIITYAYADIVKFLIPPFLMEWLGRFEVLSLPLWVRVIFAYVIKDFCYYVFHWWMHHNKYLWQTHLWHHSIQQLWWLAAQRTSFTSRFLFQVGFLAFPILEIPPEVMFYLGLFGALHENWTHSNAKWHSWMGLLEWIFVTPRYHSLHHTQVGAYNMGSYFTIFDRLFGTYLAPDSFDPDEQTFGTVDQPITWQKVVGI from the coding sequence ATGATTACACAAATTATGATCGGGTGGCTAGCAATTTTTGTCACGGGTGGGCTGATCTGGCTACTCTGGGAAAAGCCTGATCCGCTAAGAGACATTAGCTATACCGAAGAATTTCTCAAGGAGTTTGGTGCTGCCCTGATATCACTTGTATTTATCATCATTATTACTTATGCCTACGCTGATATCGTTAAGTTTTTAATCCCTCCCTTTCTAATGGAATGGCTCGGCAGGTTCGAGGTACTTTCCCTGCCTCTATGGGTGCGGGTCATTTTCGCCTATGTCATTAAGGATTTTTGTTACTACGTTTTTCATTGGTGGATGCACCATAATAAATATCTCTGGCAAACCCACCTTTGGCATCACTCCATTCAACAGTTGTGGTGGTTGGCTGCCCAAAGAACCAGTTTCACCAGCCGTTTTTTATTCCAAGTGGGATTTCTGGCCTTTCCAATCCTCGAAATTCCCCCAGAAGTTATGTTTTATTTAGGGTTGTTCGGTGCTCTTCACGAGAATTGGACTCACTCAAATGCGAAATGGCACTCTTGGATGGGGCTTTTGGAGTGGATTTTTGTTACCCCTCGCTACCATAGCCTGCACCATACTCAAGTTGGTGCCTACAATATGGGTAGCTATTTCACCATTTTTGATCGCCTCTTCGGAACCTACCTTGCTCCAGACTCTTTTGACCCCGACGAACAAACCTTTGGAACGGTGGATCAGCCAATCACTTGGCAAAAGGTGGTTGGGATTTAG
- a CDS encoding aldo/keto reductase, whose amino-acid sequence MQYKRLGDSDLVVSEICLGTMTYGQQNTLEQAEAQLNYAVSQGINFIDTAEMYPAPVCAETQGKTEEYIGFWLRKQPRDKLVIATKVSGPSIGRILPLTWIREGKNRIDQKNIQEAVDGSLRRLQTDYIDLYQIHWPDRYVPLFGSPDYDPCHERETVPILEQLEAMRGLVQAGKIRYLGVSNETPWGVGEFCHLAQQFGLPKIVSIQNAFNLTNRVFQIHLAEACGFNKVGLMAYSTLAFGHLSGKYIAQTPTGSRVDLFPSFDQRYRKPNFQEAVQAYVELAHQNGLTPVQMALGFVRSRWFVTSTIVGASTIEQLKENLICVDIELSQEILAAIDQIHARYPNPTP is encoded by the coding sequence ATGCAATACAAAAGACTCGGTGATAGTGACTTGGTGGTTTCTGAAATTTGTCTGGGAACCATGACTTATGGCCAGCAGAATACTTTGGAACAGGCCGAGGCACAACTCAACTATGCAGTTTCTCAGGGGATCAATTTCATTGATACGGCAGAAATGTATCCGGCACCTGTCTGTGCAGAAACCCAAGGCAAGACGGAGGAATATATTGGCTTCTGGTTACGCAAACAGCCACGGGATAAGCTGGTTATCGCTACTAAGGTATCAGGCCCGTCCATCGGCAGAATCTTACCGTTGACCTGGATTCGGGAGGGGAAAAATCGAATTGACCAAAAGAACATCCAGGAAGCAGTAGACGGCAGCCTCCGAAGACTACAGACGGACTATATTGATCTTTACCAAATCCACTGGCCAGATCGGTATGTGCCGTTGTTTGGCTCTCCCGATTACGACCCCTGCCATGAAAGAGAGACTGTGCCAATTCTAGAGCAGTTGGAAGCTATGAGAGGGCTGGTTCAGGCAGGAAAGATTCGCTATCTGGGTGTCAGTAACGAGACACCTTGGGGAGTAGGTGAGTTTTGCCATCTGGCTCAACAGTTTGGATTACCCAAAATTGTCTCGATTCAGAATGCTTTTAACTTAACCAACCGAGTTTTTCAGATTCATTTGGCGGAAGCCTGTGGTTTTAACAAGGTGGGATTAATGGCCTACAGTACCCTGGCTTTTGGTCATCTCTCAGGTAAATATATTGCCCAAACGCCAACCGGATCGAGAGTTGATTTGTTTCCAAGCTTTGACCAGCGCTACCGTAAACCAAACTTTCAGGAAGCAGTCCAAGCCTATGTGGAACTTGCCCATCAAAATGGATTAACTCCAGTGCAGATGGCACTGGGGTTTGTGCGCTCGCGCTGGTTTGTTACCAGTACCATTGTCGGGGCATCTACCATCGAACAACTAAAAGAAAATCTGATCTGTGTCGATATCGAATTATCTCAAGAAATCCTAGCCGCCATCGACCAGATTCATGCCCGTTATCCCAACCCAACCCCCTAA